From Cellulosimicrobium sp. ES-005, one genomic window encodes:
- a CDS encoding polyribonucleotide nucleotidyltransferase, whose translation MEGPEIQFAEATIDNGRFGTRTVRFETGRLARQAAGSVAAYLDDETMLLSATTAGKHPKDQFDFFPLTVDVEERMYAAGRIPGSFFRREGRPSTDAILACRLIDRPLRPLFVKGLRNEVQVVITVLAIHPDDAYDTLAINAASASTQISGLPFSGPVGAVRIALVDGQWVAFPKYSDKERAVFDMVVAGRVVGDDVAIAMIEAEATDGAWGLVKDQGVAAPTEEVVAEGIEAAKPFIKALCDAQSALAAQAAKPVKEYPVFLDYQDDAFAAVEAEVSTDLRAALAIADKQDRENRLDEIKNEMVGKLQAGFDGREKELSAAYRALQKKLVRQRVLTEGVRIDGRGLADIRTLSAEVEVLPRVHGSALFERGETQIMGVTTLNMLRMEQQIDSLGPETRKRYMHNYNFPPYSTGETGRVGSPKRREIGHGALAERALVPVLPSREEFPYAIRQVSEALGSNGSTSMGSVCASTLSLLNAGVPLRAPVAGIAMGLISDTVDGETRYAALTDILGAEDAFGDMDFKVAGTREFVTAIQLDTKLDGIPASVLAGALTQARDARLTILDVLAEAIDVPDEMSPNAPRVISVKVPVDKIGEVIGPKGKMINQIQEETGADISIEDDGTVYIGATDGPSAEAARAAINAIANPHVPEIGERFVGTVVKTTSFGAFISLSPGKDGLLHISQIRKLVGGKRVENVEDVLSIGQKVQVEIGEIDPRGKLSLHAVVEEEAPADAPATEGADA comes from the coding sequence GTGGAGGGTCCCGAGATCCAGTTCGCCGAGGCCACGATCGACAACGGTCGCTTCGGCACCCGCACCGTCCGGTTCGAGACCGGGCGCCTCGCCCGTCAGGCCGCCGGCTCCGTCGCCGCGTACCTCGACGACGAGACCATGCTCCTGTCGGCCACGACGGCCGGCAAGCACCCCAAGGACCAGTTCGACTTCTTCCCGCTGACGGTGGACGTCGAGGAGCGCATGTACGCCGCGGGCCGCATCCCCGGCTCGTTCTTCCGCCGCGAGGGCCGCCCCTCGACGGACGCCATCCTCGCGTGCCGCCTCATCGACCGCCCGCTGCGCCCGCTGTTCGTCAAGGGCCTGCGCAACGAGGTCCAGGTCGTCATCACGGTCCTCGCGATCCACCCGGACGACGCGTACGACACGCTCGCGATCAACGCCGCCTCGGCGTCGACGCAGATCTCCGGCCTGCCGTTCTCCGGCCCGGTCGGCGCGGTCCGCATCGCGCTCGTCGACGGCCAGTGGGTCGCGTTCCCCAAGTACTCCGACAAGGAGCGCGCGGTCTTCGACATGGTCGTGGCCGGCCGTGTCGTGGGTGACGACGTCGCGATCGCGATGATCGAGGCCGAGGCCACCGACGGTGCCTGGGGCCTCGTCAAGGACCAGGGCGTCGCCGCGCCGACCGAGGAGGTCGTCGCCGAGGGCATCGAGGCGGCCAAGCCGTTCATCAAGGCCCTGTGCGACGCGCAGTCGGCGCTCGCCGCCCAGGCCGCGAAGCCCGTCAAGGAGTACCCGGTCTTCCTGGACTACCAGGACGACGCGTTCGCCGCGGTCGAGGCCGAGGTCTCCACCGACCTGCGCGCCGCGCTCGCCATCGCGGACAAGCAGGACCGCGAGAACCGTCTCGACGAGATCAAGAACGAGATGGTCGGCAAGCTCCAGGCCGGGTTCGACGGCCGCGAGAAGGAGCTCTCCGCCGCGTACCGCGCGCTGCAGAAGAAGCTCGTGCGCCAGCGCGTCCTCACCGAGGGCGTGCGCATCGACGGCCGTGGGCTCGCGGACATCCGCACCCTGTCGGCCGAGGTCGAGGTGCTCCCGCGCGTGCACGGCTCCGCGCTCTTCGAGCGTGGCGAGACCCAGATCATGGGCGTCACCACGCTGAACATGCTCCGCATGGAGCAGCAGATCGACTCGCTCGGTCCGGAGACGCGCAAGCGCTACATGCACAACTACAACTTCCCGCCCTACTCGACCGGCGAGACCGGCCGTGTGGGCAGCCCCAAGCGCCGCGAGATCGGCCACGGCGCGCTCGCCGAGCGTGCGCTCGTGCCGGTGCTCCCGAGCCGCGAGGAGTTCCCGTACGCGATCCGTCAGGTGTCCGAGGCCCTCGGCTCCAACGGCTCGACGTCCATGGGCTCCGTGTGCGCCTCGACGCTCTCGCTCCTCAACGCGGGCGTGCCGCTGCGCGCCCCCGTCGCGGGCATCGCGATGGGCCTCATCTCCGACACGGTGGACGGTGAGACCCGCTACGCGGCGCTCACCGACATCCTCGGTGCCGAGGACGCGTTCGGCGACATGGACTTCAAGGTCGCCGGCACGCGCGAGTTCGTCACGGCGATCCAGCTCGACACCAAGCTCGACGGCATCCCCGCCTCGGTGCTCGCCGGTGCGCTGACCCAGGCGCGCGACGCGCGCCTGACGATCCTCGACGTGCTCGCCGAGGCCATCGACGTGCCCGACGAGATGTCCCCGAACGCCCCGCGCGTCATCTCCGTGAAGGTGCCGGTCGACAAGATCGGCGAGGTCATCGGGCCCAAGGGCAAGATGATCAACCAGATCCAGGAGGAGACGGGCGCGGACATCTCCATCGAGGACGACGGCACCGTGTACATCGGCGCCACCGACGGCCCGTCGGCCGAGGCCGCCCGCGCGGCGATCAACGCGATCGCCAACCCGCACGTCCCGGAGATCGGCGAGCGCTTCGTCGGCACGGTCGTCAAGACGACGTCGTTCGGCGCGTTCATCTCGCTCTCCCCGGGCAAGGACGGTCTGCTGCACATCAGCCAGATCCGCAAGCTCGTGGGCGGCAAGCGCGTCGAGAACGTCGAGGACGTGCTGTCCATCGGCCAGAAGGTCCAGGTCGAGATCGGCGAGATCGACCCGCGCGGCAAGCTCTCGCTGCACGCCGTGGTCGAGGAGGAGGCTCCGGCCGACGCTCCCGCGACCGAGGGCGCGGACGCCTGA
- the rpsO gene encoding 30S ribosomal protein S15 gives MPLDTATKQRIMTEYATSEGDTGSPEVQVALLTQRIKDLTEHLKEHKHDHHSRRGLLLLVGQRRRLLGYLQKVDINRYRSLIERLGLRR, from the coding sequence GTGCCGCTCGACACTGCCACGAAGCAGCGCATCATGACCGAGTACGCGACGAGCGAGGGCGACACCGGTTCGCCCGAGGTCCAGGTCGCGCTCCTCACGCAGCGCATCAAGGACCTCACCGAGCACCTCAAGGAGCACAAGCACGACCACCACAGCCGTCGTGGTCTGCTCCTCCTCGTCGGCCAGCGCCGTCGCCTCCTCGGCTACCTGCAGAAGGTCGACATCAACCGCTACCGCAGCCTCATCGAGCGCCTCGGTCTGCGTCGCTGA
- a CDS encoding heme peroxidase family protein: MEAQQHAATPVAETVVDDVAPDAVDQASTPIGRTVRSVGHGSAVAPDGPTPDADVDPAESNAPLLPAAEAAVARDHELHRYDSTTAFDYLFPELAESFPAFHLPVGDGATAGTVEALKTLGASMVARPIAPPGQPPRDLNSHVPAVYTYWGQFIDHDITLNTNGPDTTSGRDGDQALGDVDTVPFQVFAPRVVVRSLHNGRHPALNLDSLYGSGPVFAGERGYRTTRSEASYVPGSAKLRLGRISTEPLVIPGGPSFAVVEPGGDAQRDLPRDEQGAPLVPDGRNDENLVVAQLHLAMIRFHNAVVDWVDDVEPWTRLTGGERGVFERASQLVRWHYQWLVVNDYLRTLTKPGVLDATLLRDTSFFRPRYPVSMPLEFAVAAFRFGHSMIRDSYDYNVNFTGPPPRNASLVQLFQFTGNGGSLRPGPAGVPALPSNWPIEWARFVDKGDPSSFRAAEKIDTFLAPSLGDLVKEGALPPEPPAHTQAQLVASALQKQLAQRNLLRGYMLALPTGEAVASALGVTPLTPAQLEDRAGDDVKQALAALRDGDHGGTPLWYYVLKEAELQGDGSFLGEVGSRVLAETFVYLLRQDDTSYVRASNHWTPAQGVHFEDGSLVLTLPDLLRFAGVLPDAAGRFRGDGTAGHDGA; this comes from the coding sequence ATGGAGGCTCAGCAGCACGCGGCGACACCCGTCGCCGAGACGGTGGTCGACGACGTCGCCCCCGACGCCGTCGACCAGGCGTCCACCCCGATCGGCCGGACCGTCCGGAGCGTCGGTCACGGCTCGGCCGTCGCGCCCGACGGCCCGACGCCGGACGCGGACGTGGACCCCGCGGAGTCGAACGCCCCGCTCCTGCCCGCGGCCGAGGCCGCGGTCGCGCGGGACCACGAGCTCCACCGCTACGACTCCACGACCGCGTTCGACTACCTGTTCCCGGAGCTCGCGGAGAGCTTCCCCGCGTTCCACCTGCCGGTCGGCGACGGCGCGACGGCGGGCACCGTCGAGGCGCTCAAGACGCTCGGGGCGTCCATGGTCGCCCGGCCGATCGCCCCGCCCGGGCAGCCGCCACGCGACCTGAACTCCCACGTGCCGGCGGTGTACACGTACTGGGGCCAGTTCATCGACCACGACATCACGCTCAACACGAACGGCCCGGACACGACGTCCGGCCGCGACGGCGACCAGGCGCTCGGCGACGTCGACACCGTCCCGTTCCAGGTCTTCGCGCCGCGCGTCGTCGTGCGCTCGCTCCACAACGGGCGGCACCCCGCCCTCAACCTCGACTCGCTCTACGGGAGCGGCCCCGTGTTCGCGGGGGAGCGCGGCTACCGGACCACCCGCAGCGAGGCGTCCTACGTCCCCGGGTCCGCCAAGCTCCGGCTCGGACGCATCTCGACCGAGCCGCTCGTGATCCCGGGCGGCCCGTCGTTCGCCGTCGTCGAGCCCGGCGGCGACGCCCAGCGCGACCTGCCGCGCGACGAGCAGGGCGCACCGCTCGTGCCCGACGGGCGCAACGACGAGAACCTCGTCGTGGCCCAGCTCCACCTCGCCATGATCCGGTTCCACAACGCCGTCGTGGACTGGGTGGACGACGTCGAGCCGTGGACGCGGCTCACGGGCGGCGAGCGCGGCGTCTTCGAGCGCGCGAGCCAGCTCGTGCGCTGGCACTACCAGTGGCTCGTGGTCAACGACTACCTGCGCACCCTCACCAAGCCGGGCGTGCTCGACGCGACGCTCCTGCGTGACACGTCGTTCTTCCGGCCGCGCTACCCGGTCTCGATGCCGCTCGAGTTCGCGGTCGCGGCGTTCCGGTTCGGGCACTCGATGATCCGCGACTCGTACGACTACAACGTCAACTTCACGGGGCCGCCGCCCCGGAACGCGAGCCTCGTCCAGCTCTTCCAGTTCACCGGCAACGGCGGGAGCCTGCGCCCCGGCCCCGCGGGCGTCCCCGCGCTGCCGTCCAACTGGCCGATCGAGTGGGCCCGGTTCGTCGACAAGGGCGACCCCTCGTCGTTCCGGGCCGCCGAGAAGATCGACACGTTCCTGGCACCGAGCCTCGGCGATCTCGTCAAGGAGGGCGCGCTGCCGCCCGAGCCGCCCGCGCACACGCAGGCCCAGCTCGTGGCCAGCGCGCTGCAGAAGCAGCTCGCGCAGCGCAACCTGCTGCGCGGCTACATGCTCGCGCTGCCCACGGGCGAGGCCGTCGCCTCGGCGCTCGGCGTCACCCCGCTCACCCCGGCCCAGCTCGAGGACCGGGCCGGCGACGACGTGAAGCAGGCGCTCGCGGCCCTGCGGGACGGCGACCACGGCGGCACCCCGCTGTGGTACTACGTCCTCAAGGAGGCCGAGCTCCAGGGCGACGGGAGCTTCCTCGGCGAGGTCGGCAGCCGCGTGCTCGCGGAGACGTTCGTGTACCTGCTGCGGCAGGACGACACGTCGTACGTCCGGGCGAGCAACCACTGGACCCCGGCGCAGGGCGTGCACTTCGAGGACGGGTCCCTCGTCCTCACGCTGCCGGACCTGCTCCGGTTCGCGGGCGTGCTGCCCGACGCGGCGGGCCGGTTCCGCGGCGACGGGACGGCCGGGCACGACGGGGCCTGA
- a CDS encoding response regulator transcription factor encodes MTGPAVVDVVLADDHPVVRTGLRAVLEAEPDVRVVAEVGSAEELLARLRGGLRADVVLLDLQFGPGRLGGVDAVREIVATDGPAVLVVTTYDADADILAAVEAGARGYLLKDAPTHELVAAVRAAAAGEVALGPAVQRRLLGRLRSPGTALTARELEVLSLVAEGRTNDEIAHELFLSRATVKTHLVHVYDKLGAPSRTAAVAEARRRGLLRG; translated from the coding sequence ATGACCGGACCGGCCGTCGTCGACGTCGTGCTCGCGGACGACCACCCGGTCGTGCGCACCGGGCTGCGTGCCGTGCTCGAGGCCGAGCCGGACGTGCGGGTCGTCGCCGAGGTCGGCTCGGCCGAGGAGCTCCTCGCACGGCTGCGCGGCGGGCTGCGGGCCGACGTCGTGCTGCTCGACCTGCAGTTCGGGCCCGGCCGGCTCGGAGGGGTCGACGCGGTCCGGGAGATCGTCGCGACCGACGGGCCCGCCGTGCTCGTCGTGACCACCTACGACGCGGACGCCGACATCCTCGCGGCGGTCGAGGCGGGCGCCCGCGGCTACCTGCTCAAGGACGCGCCGACGCACGAGCTCGTCGCCGCCGTGCGCGCCGCCGCGGCGGGCGAGGTCGCGCTCGGACCGGCCGTGCAGCGGCGCCTGCTCGGCCGCCTGCGCAGCCCCGGCACGGCGCTCACCGCGCGCGAGCTCGAGGTGCTCTCGCTCGTCGCCGAGGGGCGCACCAACGACGAGATCGCGCACGAGCTGTTCCTCTCGCGCGCGACCGTCAAGACGCACCTCGTCCACGTCTACGACAAGCTCGGCGCGCCCTCGCGCACCGCGGCGGTCGCCGAGGCCCGACGGCGCGGCCTCCTGCGCGGGTAG
- a CDS encoding sensor histidine kinase, whose protein sequence is MIPTASSSPAAAPRGRAGLVGDGARVVPAATRWLRRGLDVLLVGLLVLALVGALATGTVRGVVAVGVGAALLALYVLGRRRLPLPADVRVPRGAWWPAGAWVTGLVVLWVALCLVSVTAVWVAFPLMFVAMHVLGPRRGPVAVGVLVLLVVGVMGAYTADVALPFVLGPAIGGAVAVVVVLALEAVVRESQERQRTLDELVRTRDELATAERERAVAAERERLAREIHDTLAQGFSSAELLLRAAQTALDAGDVGTARGYVEQTREVARHNLAEARRVVRALAPADLASSNLVDALRRTSARTASRIAAHGDGRGPDVVVQVSGDPGALPTDVEAALLRVAQSALANVEQHADASRVAVTLSFLAGVAPGEEAVALDVVDDGRGFDAGGVPGRSEDGPGPSGGFGLVAMRARLAELGGTLSVESAPGAGTAVAAWVPLGAAEDVEEGR, encoded by the coding sequence GTGATCCCGACCGCGTCCTCGAGCCCCGCTGCCGCGCCCCGTGGGCGTGCCGGGCTCGTCGGGGACGGTGCGCGGGTCGTCCCGGCGGCCACGCGGTGGTTGCGCCGGGGCCTCGACGTCCTGCTCGTGGGACTGCTCGTGCTCGCGCTCGTCGGCGCTCTCGCGACGGGCACGGTGCGCGGCGTCGTCGCGGTCGGGGTGGGCGCCGCGCTGCTCGCCCTCTACGTGCTGGGACGGCGCCGACTGCCGCTCCCGGCCGACGTGCGGGTGCCCCGGGGCGCGTGGTGGCCCGCGGGCGCGTGGGTGACCGGGCTCGTGGTGCTGTGGGTCGCGCTGTGCCTGGTCTCGGTCACGGCCGTGTGGGTCGCGTTCCCGCTCATGTTCGTCGCGATGCACGTGCTCGGCCCGCGTCGCGGCCCGGTCGCGGTGGGGGTGCTCGTGCTCCTCGTGGTCGGTGTCATGGGGGCCTACACGGCGGACGTCGCGCTGCCGTTCGTGCTCGGACCGGCGATCGGCGGGGCCGTCGCGGTCGTCGTCGTGCTCGCGCTCGAGGCGGTCGTGCGCGAGTCGCAGGAGCGGCAGCGCACCCTCGACGAGCTCGTCCGGACGCGCGACGAGCTCGCCACGGCCGAGCGCGAGCGCGCCGTCGCGGCGGAGCGCGAACGCCTCGCGCGCGAGATCCACGACACGCTCGCCCAGGGCTTCTCCTCGGCCGAGCTCCTCCTGCGCGCCGCGCAGACCGCGCTCGATGCCGGCGACGTCGGCACCGCGCGCGGGTACGTCGAGCAGACGCGGGAGGTCGCGCGGCACAACCTCGCCGAGGCGCGCCGCGTCGTGCGCGCGCTGGCGCCGGCCGACCTCGCGTCGTCGAACCTCGTGGACGCGCTGCGCCGCACCTCGGCGCGCACGGCGTCCCGGATCGCGGCGCACGGGGACGGGCGCGGGCCCGACGTCGTCGTGCAGGTGAGCGGCGACCCCGGGGCGCTGCCGACGGACGTCGAGGCGGCGCTGCTGCGCGTGGCCCAGTCCGCGCTCGCCAACGTCGAGCAGCACGCGGATGCGTCGCGCGTCGCGGTCACGCTGAGCTTCCTGGCAGGGGTCGCGCCGGGGGAGGAGGCCGTCGCCCTCGACGTGGTCGACGACGGGCGTGGCTTCGACGCCGGCGGCGTCCCCGGCCGGTCCGAGGACGGGCCGGGGCCGTCGGGCGGGTTCGGCCTCGTGGCGATGCGTGCGCGGCTCGCCGAGCTGGGTGGCACGCTGTCCGTGGAGTCCGCGCCCGGCGCGGGCACCGCGGTCGCGGCCTGGGTGCCGCTCGGGGCCGCCGAGGACGTCGAGGAGGGGCGATGA
- a CDS encoding ABC transporter permease, which yields MFLALRDLRHARGRFALMITVVALITFLVAFLAALTAGLGRASTSAVTELPIDRLAFAPPAEDASPTFTESEVTAAQQEAWADVPGVRSAEPLGVATVRASGESTAAVTAFGVRPGSGLVPGTGDGGADVSAGTVVLSRGAADALGADVGDQVGAGPLDLRVAAVEDVEADFAHTPVAWVALDDWQAVGARGGDAQDGPTATVVALRFGDDAPSADALAAADADLGTVTATPREARSAISSFTAENLSLTLMQVFLLAISALVVGAFFTVWTIQRAGDVAVLRALGASTRYLLRDAIGQAGVVLGVGVGLGTALAAGAGLLAAQVMPVVVDLSTTLVPAVVLVLLGGLGAVLAVTRVARVDPHAALAAR from the coding sequence GTGTTCCTCGCCCTGCGCGACCTGCGCCACGCCCGCGGGCGCTTCGCGCTCATGATCACGGTCGTCGCGCTCATCACGTTCCTCGTCGCGTTCCTCGCGGCGCTCACCGCCGGGCTCGGTCGCGCGAGCACGTCGGCCGTGACCGAGCTGCCCATCGACCGCCTCGCCTTCGCGCCGCCGGCCGAGGACGCCTCGCCGACCTTCACCGAGTCCGAGGTCACGGCCGCGCAGCAGGAGGCATGGGCAGACGTCCCCGGTGTCCGGTCCGCGGAGCCGCTCGGCGTCGCGACCGTGCGCGCGTCCGGCGAGAGCACGGCCGCCGTCACCGCGTTCGGCGTCCGGCCGGGCTCCGGCCTGGTCCCCGGGACGGGCGACGGGGGCGCGGACGTCTCCGCCGGGACGGTCGTGCTCTCGCGCGGCGCCGCCGACGCGCTGGGCGCGGACGTCGGCGACCAGGTCGGGGCCGGACCGCTCGACCTGCGCGTCGCCGCGGTCGAGGACGTCGAGGCCGACTTCGCCCACACGCCCGTCGCGTGGGTCGCCCTCGACGACTGGCAGGCGGTCGGCGCGCGCGGGGGCGACGCGCAGGACGGCCCGACCGCGACCGTCGTCGCGCTCCGGTTCGGCGACGACGCGCCGTCGGCGGACGCGCTCGCCGCGGCCGACGCGGACCTCGGGACCGTCACCGCCACCCCCCGCGAGGCTCGCTCGGCCATCTCCTCGTTCACCGCCGAGAACCTCTCGCTGACGCTCATGCAGGTGTTCCTCCTCGCCATCTCCGCGCTCGTCGTCGGCGCGTTCTTCACCGTCTGGACCATCCAGCGCGCCGGCGACGTCGCCGTGCTGCGCGCGCTCGGCGCCTCGACGCGCTACCTCCTGCGCGACGCGATCGGCCAGGCGGGCGTCGTGCTCGGCGTCGGCGTCGGTCTCGGCACGGCGCTCGCGGCCGGGGCGGGGCTGCTCGCGGCGCAGGTCATGCCCGTCGTCGTCGACCTCTCCACGACGCTCGTCCCGGCCGTCGTGCTCGTCCTCCTCGGCGGGCTGGGCGCGGTGCTCGCCGTGACGCGCGTCGCGCGCGTGGACCCCCACGCCGCGCTCGCCGCCCGCTGA
- a CDS encoding ATP-binding cassette domain-containing protein: protein MDLVLDRIRLAYPDGDDVLVAVDGVSLTVPSGTTTALLGPSGAGKSSLLAVAATLTPPTSGVVRVGDDVVSAPLSAPDVSAGGPRTGRGARRRARRAADRAAALRRERIGIVFQQPQLVASLTVLEQLELMSHLRGRPAASRRAHALALLDAVGVANRADRRPEHLSGGQRQRVAIARALMNDPQVLLVDEPTSALDHERGVQVVELVVRLARELDAATLLVTHDEATLGPVDARVHLADGRVVEAPVVA from the coding sequence GTGGACCTCGTCCTCGACCGCATCCGCCTCGCCTACCCCGACGGCGACGACGTCCTCGTCGCCGTGGACGGCGTCTCGCTCACCGTGCCCTCGGGCACCACGACGGCGCTCCTCGGCCCGTCGGGTGCCGGCAAGTCCAGCCTGCTCGCCGTCGCCGCCACCCTCACGCCGCCGACGTCCGGCGTCGTGCGCGTCGGCGACGACGTCGTCAGCGCCCCGCTCTCCGCGCCCGACGTCTCCGCGGGCGGGCCGAGGACGGGCCGCGGCGCCCGCCGTCGGGCGCGGCGCGCCGCCGACCGCGCGGCCGCCCTGCGCCGCGAGCGCATCGGGATCGTGTTCCAGCAGCCGCAGCTCGTCGCGTCCCTCACCGTGCTGGAGCAGCTCGAGCTCATGAGCCACCTCCGGGGCCGGCCCGCCGCGTCGCGCCGCGCGCACGCGCTCGCCCTCCTCGACGCGGTGGGCGTCGCCAACCGGGCGGACCGTCGCCCGGAGCACCTCTCGGGCGGGCAGCGCCAGCGGGTGGCGATCGCGCGGGCGCTCATGAACGACCCCCAGGTGCTCCTCGTCGACGAGCCCACGTCGGCGCTCGACCACGAGCGCGGCGTGCAGGTCGTGGAGCTCGTCGTGCGGCTCGCGCGCGAGCTCGACGCCGCGACGCTGCTCGTCACGCACGACGAGGCGACCCTCGGCCCGGTCGACGCCCGCGTGCACCTGGCGGACGGCCGGGTCGTCGAGGCGCCGGTCGTCGCCTGA
- a CDS encoding DUF6297 family protein, translating into MTDARPGGLPGEARRTNRDDADAANALRTDPDELLTGRELRRLTARAAAARADAGPGEIVVDAAYAVVSVALATGWVIGLASMLRSTLDPGSAAGAPVLGPGAVQALGTAALLALLTGTAVRLGPVGAGSAGVRWWVPTPADRHGLVSPSFVRAVLLGGVLGAVGTAVVSVAAGLDAVTALRATLTGGALGLLLVAVAGLVQPYPRAAGALARASDVAVAAVPVAGLVLVAAGRPGLPALVAPPLVALGLLAVGAVLVLRWWRGLESLGATVLRAQSSVADQVGGAVLSFDTRDLGRALRRAGATRVRVRRSRRFAAVRGAFGAVVAADLVLLGRSPSALAQLVGLGALTVVAQQVPGLGSGFGLFAVLVVAGLGAAVLGAEGARTAEMAPVVDALVPLAARWTRLARGVVPTLTAAACLVAGSVPLVVATGDARWLALGALAAVVQGAAAVRSAYREPPNWGGPLLATPAGGVPTGAAAVLRKGPDVAVLGAVPLGVALLVGVPGWGAVVAQAVAAGLALAVATHVRAAR; encoded by the coding sequence GTGACCGACGCGCGCCCCGGCGGACTCCCCGGAGAGGCCCGCCGCACGAACCGCGACGATGCCGACGCGGCGAACGCGCTGCGCACGGACCCCGACGAGCTGCTCACCGGACGCGAGCTGCGCCGTCTGACCGCGCGCGCCGCGGCGGCGCGCGCCGACGCGGGCCCGGGGGAGATCGTCGTCGACGCCGCCTACGCCGTCGTGTCCGTCGCGCTCGCGACCGGCTGGGTGATCGGACTCGCCTCGATGCTGCGCTCGACCCTCGACCCCGGCTCGGCGGCCGGAGCGCCGGTGCTCGGGCCGGGCGCGGTCCAGGCGCTCGGGACCGCCGCGCTGCTCGCGCTCCTCACGGGCACGGCCGTGCGGCTCGGACCCGTGGGGGCGGGCAGCGCGGGTGTGCGCTGGTGGGTGCCGACACCGGCGGACCGGCACGGGCTCGTGTCGCCGTCGTTCGTCCGGGCGGTGCTCCTGGGCGGGGTTCTGGGCGCGGTCGGGACGGCGGTCGTGTCGGTCGCCGCCGGCCTCGACGCCGTCACCGCGCTCCGGGCGACGCTGACGGGCGGCGCGCTCGGCCTCCTGCTCGTGGCCGTCGCCGGCCTCGTCCAGCCCTACCCCCGGGCGGCGGGCGCTCTCGCCCGCGCGAGCGACGTCGCGGTCGCCGCCGTCCCGGTCGCCGGGCTCGTGCTCGTCGCCGCCGGCCGACCCGGGTTGCCCGCGCTCGTCGCCCCGCCCCTCGTCGCGCTCGGCCTCCTCGCGGTCGGGGCCGTGCTCGTGCTGCGCTGGTGGCGCGGGCTGGAGTCGCTCGGGGCGACCGTCCTGCGCGCGCAGAGCTCGGTGGCGGACCAGGTCGGTGGAGCCGTGCTCTCGTTCGACACTCGCGACCTCGGCCGCGCCCTGCGCCGGGCGGGCGCGACGCGCGTGCGCGTCCGGCGCTCGCGCCGGTTCGCCGCGGTCCGCGGCGCGTTCGGCGCGGTGGTGGCGGCCGACCTCGTCCTCCTCGGGCGCAGCCCGTCCGCGCTCGCGCAGCTCGTCGGCCTGGGCGCGCTGACGGTCGTCGCCCAGCAGGTCCCGGGCCTCGGCTCGGGGTTCGGCCTCTTCGCGGTGCTGGTCGTGGCGGGCCTCGGCGCCGCGGTGCTCGGCGCCGAGGGAGCGCGCACCGCCGAGATGGCGCCCGTCGTCGACGCGCTCGTGCCGCTCGCCGCGCGCTGGACCCGGCTCGCGCGCGGCGTCGTCCCCACGCTCACGGCCGCCGCCTGCCTCGTCGCCGGGTCGGTGCCGCTCGTCGTCGCGACGGGCGACGCGCGCTGGCTGGCCCTCGGTGCGCTCGCGGCCGTCGTCCAGGGCGCCGCCGCCGTGCGCAGCGCCTACCGCGAGCCGCCGAACTGGGGCGGCCCGCTGCTCGCGACGCCCGCGGGCGGGGTGCCCACGGGCGCCGCCGCGGTGCTGCGCAAGGGGCCGGACGTCGCGGTCCTCGGCGCCGTCCCCCTCGGGGTGGCGCTCCTCGTCGGCGTCCCCGGCTGGGGAGCGGTCGTCGCCCAGGCGGTCGCGGCGGGGCTGGCGCTCGCGGTCGCGACGCACGTGCGCGCCGCGCGCTGA
- a CDS encoding ABC transporter ATP-binding protein: MAPAPAPAPVLEARALRVGYADVAVCAPVDLTVHPGELVVVIGANGSGKSTLLRTVIGLQPPLGGTVRAFGRDVDERERGFRARVAGVLDDDAFFPALTVREHLVLVARGHGVVGAGAAVDGLLERFGIAEQAASLPSALSSGQRRRFLLASGLVRPRELLVLDEPEQRLDPGMRERLAGLLVDDARSGVAVVLATHDPDLVARTGARGLLVGDDACVALDPSDTHDALLAVR, translated from the coding sequence GTGGCTCCCGCACCGGCGCCCGCCCCCGTGCTGGAGGCGCGCGCCCTGCGCGTCGGCTACGCCGACGTGGCCGTGTGCGCGCCGGTCGACCTCACGGTGCACCCCGGCGAGCTGGTCGTCGTCATCGGCGCGAACGGCAGCGGGAAGTCGACGCTCCTGCGCACGGTGATCGGCCTGCAGCCACCGCTCGGCGGCACGGTGCGCGCCTTCGGTCGGGACGTGGACGAGCGCGAGCGGGGCTTCCGCGCCCGCGTCGCGGGCGTGCTCGACGACGACGCGTTCTTCCCCGCGCTCACGGTGCGCGAGCACCTCGTCCTCGTCGCGCGCGGCCACGGCGTGGTGGGCGCGGGGGCGGCCGTGGACGGGCTCCTGGAGCGGTTCGGGATCGCGGAGCAGGCGGCGTCGCTGCCGTCGGCGCTCTCGTCGGGCCAGCGGCGCCGCTTCCTCCTCGCGTCCGGGCTGGTGCGGCCCCGCGAGCTGCTCGTGCTCGACGAGCCCGAGCAGCGCCTCGACCCCGGGATGCGCGAGCGTCTCGCGGGCCTGCTCGTGGACGACGCGCGCAGCGGCGTCGCGGTCGTCCTCGCCACGCACGACCCGGACCTCGTCGCGCGGACCGGCGCCCGCGGCCTCCTCGTCGGCGACGACGCGTGCGTCGCGCTCGACCCGTCGGACACCCACGACGCGCTCCTGGCGGTGCGCTGA